GTCATCGCCACGGTCTACCAGACGAGGAAACTCCACACGCCGGCCAACTATCTGATCGCCTCGTTGGCCGTCACCGACCTCCTCGTCTCCATCCTTGTCATGCCCATCAGCACCATGTACACTGTGACCGGCAAGTGGACGCTGGGTCAGATCGTCTGCGATATCTGGCTGTCCTCGGACATCACCTGTTGCACGGCGTCCATCCTGCACCTCTGTCTCATCGCCCTGGACCGCTACTGGGCGATCACCGACGCCGTCGAGTACTCCACAAAACGGACTCCCAAGCGGGCAGCGGGCATGATCGCACTGGTATGGATCTTCTCCATCTGCATCTCCATGCCCCCTTTGTTTTGGCGGCAGGCGAAGGCCGAGGAAGCATCTCGCTGTGTGGTGAACACGGACCACGTCCTGTACACCGTGTACTCCACAGTAGGAGCCTTCTACTTCCCCACTCTGCTGCTGATAGCCCTCTACGGGAGGATCTACGTGGAAGCCAGGTCGCGGATTTTGAAGCAGACGCCAAAGAAAGCAGGTAAAAGACTAACGCGGGCACAGTTAATTACAGACTCCCCGGGGTCGACCTCTTCCGTCACGTCCATAAACTCCAAGGCTCCCGAGGGATCCAGCGAAACGGGCTCGCCTGTGTACATGAACCAGGTGAAGGTGAAGGTCTCGGACGCCctgctggagaaaaagaagctgacgGCCGCTAGAGAGCGGAAAGCTACAAAGACTTTAGGGATTATTTTAGGAGCCTTCATCGTGTGTTGGCTGCCCTTTTTCATCATCAGCCTCGTATTGCCTATTTGCAAGGACGCTTGCTGGTTCCACATGGCCATCTTTGACTTTTTCACGTGGCTTGGATATCTCAACTCCCTCATCAACCCCGTCATCTATACTATGTCTAACGAAGACTTCAAACAAGCTTTCCACAAACTCATACGTTTCCGATGCACAGGCTGAAATGTTGAATGCGATGTGTTCCCCGGGGCAGTCCCCATGCACGCCCGCGCCCGGCGCCACAGGTAGGTCCGCGCACCCCGCCCTGCCCGGAGAGCCGCGGTACTCGGGGCGCGACGGGCCGGGGGGAGGCTGGGGGTCGGAAATGGGGCCGGGGGGGATGCGAGCCCACAAACAGCTGGTGTTCAGACCCTTCGTAAGTGGCAGCGAGCACTGGGGATGCTCCACGCTTCTGACATTTCacggtgtgtgtgtgcgcgcgTCGTGTGTCCCGTCCGTCTCCCGtcccccctccccgctccccaGATCGCGGGGAGTGACTCACGGCAATCTGCTTTTTATTCCACCGATTAAACCAATCTGCCGCCATTTCGTATTAAAATACCCGTGTTTCGGCCAATTAGTGCTAAACGACACTTGCTTTCCAAGCCCGCAGCCGAGCTCCCCGGagagcgccggggccgggccggtcCCCCCGCCCGCGGCGGCTTCCCCGGTGCCTCCTCCCGGTCCCcgctggcagctgcaggcacCGCTGGGCAGCTGAGCGTACAGCCCCCTTGGAAGGGAGTCGATGCAACCCCAGCACCAGTGgcattttggtttttggttttgtttttttggttttggattggttttttttttggttttttttttttttttttggcgagGAAGGGAGGTAGGACAGGCCCCAGACGAAGGCTGCTGACAAAGTCCAGCCCTACTTCTTTCTGGCCTTCTCACGGCGCCGGCTCTCCTGCGGGAGCGGAGCCGGCTGCGAGCAGGCGTCCCGAGGGGAAAGCTGCCCTTTAGCCACCGTGGGAGACTCGACACCTCGGTGTGTCGTCTCTTCACACGCGGAAGCGCTCTGCCTTTCCGCGCCTCTTGACAGCAGTGGCTGCCAGCTCATCGCTGAACTCAGCGCCACGTTCTGCAGAATGCATTCATGCCTTTATTGTGATACTTTAATAATTCTGCCAATCTTTTGCTTTTTGTCTGCAGAATCAAGTTGCTATTGTAAAGACCCACTGCTTGAAACTTCCCCAAGCCCAGTTGCCAGACTCATGATGCTGCAAAAACGTCAATACATTCTGCCACCAAACTGCTCAGCTCTGCGTTTCAGTGTAATGACTCTGGCAGAGATGCTGTTCCAATAGGCACGCAGAtcagttgcaaaaaaaaaagagggcagCCTCGAATCAAGGTCTATAATTCATctggaatgaagaaaaaaagtttgagaGTAAACTCCATTTATTTTGCAGGCTTAACTTCTTAATTTGTTCTCTGGCCGGTTGTAGGGGTGTGCACAAGAGCACAGTTGTCTCTGTCTATGTTGGTAGCATAGTTGTACTTCTGCACACctgtaatttctttctttcagtggAAAGAGTTGCTCCCTTCACTCATAAGgccaagaggagaaaaaaaaatcatgtttaaaATAGGAGCATCACAGTAAATTCTGTAAATGACTTCTCCAGCTGAACATGTGTGAGAAGTGACAGTGTGCAAAagttttatatttgtatttcaaaACAATAGCAAATGCTCTAGAAACAAGAGTTGTAGACCTGTTCAACTGCACAGCATATCTGTAGTCTGTCCTCATAGTTGCCTTTAGAAAGCAAATACTTCTTGCTTTTACTCCATAAGAGCAAAAATCAAGAAGTCCAATGACCTTTTCCATAAACCAGCTGGGAATAGAAGTAGCAGTTTGATGTTGTAACCATGTTTTCCATTTTGTGTCGGTTGCACACCCTTACCGCATGAACCACTGCGAAATTTAGAATTCTCTAAGTACTTAACATTATTTAGTGTATTTTGTAAAGAAGTGAAGCAGTTTGCTCTTTCAGAAGAGCTATTTCACCTGCAAAATAAATACCCATGAATCATGAATTAGCTGATGTTAGTGAAATTTCTTGCCTCCCTACTTCCCCCCTatgtttttttagttttttttcttgttttgttttgttttttctctttttttctcctggttGGACCTTAAGACAGGTCTATGCGTATTCAGCAGAGTTTCAGGATATGGTCCACCTGCTGTGATAGAACTGCATTGATTGTTCCTCTTATGTGTAAATGAAAATGAGTATAAACAATAAAACGCTTGACTGTGTTCTCAAGAGTGGTAACAATTTTGTGACTGAAAGGAGTATTTATTGGTTTACCTGCTTTCTCAGTATTGACTTTTTAGGTAACACTGATTTGATGAGTCACTCAAGAAAGCACTTGATGAAGGTTGAAATTACAAGCTTCAATTGGTTGTTAGTTTTAAACAGTCAGCTTTACTTTCATTGTAGCTAGTTCTGTTAGGCGTAATTCTTACTATTTTCATGTAATGTCAGAATAGATGTTTAGAGtttttcccaaatatttttattacttctttaaaagcaaacaaaagttACTTTAGCCTTTAGTGGACAATGTAATCAATGTTCTTTTAAGGATGTGTGTATGTATTCTAGATGGGGACTGTTAAAATACTGGAAAAATCTTACATGATTTATCTGCCTGCTCTTCTTCAGAGTTATTCAAGTAATAGGACTCGCTTACTTAACTGGATGGTAAAGAAAGTATGTGACcctctgtgcttctgctgctcatAGGCAGACGTCTGTAAGATACAAATTAAAGCAGTAGAAAACAAACGTATTCAGTAATTTGAAGAAATCCAAAAGAATTGCCTTAAAATTCCATACCTCTCAAAAGGAGAACTGCTATACTATGCTTCTAGAAAATACCCTCTTAAATTATTACAGACAAATGTGATAAGAGGAATTTTCTAAAGTTTTATCTTATTTGATTAAAATGCCtacaataattttaaatgtaagGGGTTTTTTGCATAGAGGGTGTGGATAAAAAGCAAGGAAGATAACATAAAACAATGCTTAACCAATTCTGATTTGTCATTTTCTGATCTTGTAGAATGAATTTTGTTTACCTCAAATTCTTTCTTACTAAGCTTCTTACATGTGTGGAAAATGAGATCTAAAGTATTTTCAGCATTTCCAGAGAGCTGGTTTTTCTGTCAGTTTTACAGAGTTAGGGGGTGTGGAAAACAGGGAGGTTCAGGAGTTGGACTTCGTGTTCCTCACACTATTGGAATATACCTTCATCTTCAGCATGTGCAGAATATACCTTCATCTTCACCGGCAGCAagtgctcccagctccctgttGTGAAGTGAGGAATTTGCTGAGAAGCTAATTCATCAGGAAAATATCCTTCTAAGTTTATGCTGAGGCTCTGAACTTTCTGCACAAGCAGACGTTTAGATAGCCACACTCGCTCTTGGGAAGACAGACAGTGTGGAAGCTGCCCTGAGTGACCTGGGGACAGAGGAGAGGAGGCTGACTCGAGCCCTGCTGAGGTACCTGGTAGTTAAAGGCCTTGTGCTactggagcagcagcatctaCTTCAGAAAACCATTCACACAGGGGGATAGGTAGAGTGAGGACATGCATGAGGACATGTTCGcagtgaaagagaagaaatgtaGGGCAAACGTTGCTCAGTGccagaaaatataaatatgtaaaGCATGTTCCAAGATTCATGTAGAGTGCTTTAGGGTGGGAAGAGTGTCCTGTGTGAGCTTAGCATCTCTGTGACTGGCAGAGTGTCCTGGTTGAACCTAGATTTTAGAAGATGCTCAGAGATGTGGTGATAAAGTTTTGACTCTCTCTGAAGAGGTTCTGAGAATGTTGCTGTCCTGCTTCTCTGCTCCCTTGCTGTGCCTGATCACTGCACTCTGCCTCTGCGAGGATGGAACATCTGAAATTTTTCGTAGGAGAGGCTGTCCTTTCTGTCCACCCTATATCTGTATTCCTGTGGAAATGGCTCAGTGAATCCTGCCTCTGGGTGTTTTCTCACAGGAGCCTCTTCGTGACTCTGCAGGTAAACTCCAAAGGTGCCTAGCCCACGCTGTTCCAGTCTTTCATTACAGAAGCAGCATGCCTTTCTTTTATCTGTTTCTTGTCTTGGGTTCAGACACTCAAATGATGCTTTTGATACAAATCTCTGCTGGGCACTGAGGTTTGAAGTTGAACACACACTTGCAAACCTTATGTTTCCTATTTTCCGTGGTAAGGGATATGTGTGTGACAGTGTTGCTGACTCCAAGTGCTGTGAGACATGTGGCAGTTCAACAGTCGTTGCCATTGTGTGAACAGCTGTTGGCAGCCCCAAAGCTGCACTATTTCCCTAGTATTTCTCAGTTTTATTTAAGAGGCATTTCTCACTTTTCCAATTAATAAAACACAGATGCAGAATATAGAAATTGAGAGGGGAAATCCCTTGCAATTAACCTTCATATGGCCATGCAGCAGCCAAAAAAGTTCTGCCTTTTCTGCATGAATTGGAAGAATAAAATGCCTTGGCACATTAGTCAAGTCTCCATGTGATAAAAGGGATCTCAGCTAATTGTCTAGACATTTACACCATATTCCCTGACAGAGCATTTGAGGAAGCTGGCCTAGCcttcagcctccagcagggccatgtAGAGTAGGGATGACTCCATTTGAAGCAGCTGATTTCCACCCTCCATTGCCCCTGCCTGCAAAAAGCCAATCTACATTCCATCAGGAGAACATCCCAAGTGCCTTCTGACTTTAAAATGCTGCTCCTCTGTTCCCTTGGTCAGAAAGGACTGGATATTGTCAGAAGTAAGCACTTTTACATGAAAATCCAATTCAATCTAAAGCTATTCTTTCTGGAAGCAAAGTGAAAATGACAAGTTGTAGTAACATTGGAGAACAAGCATTGTGGTTTGTAGTAGCAAATCAGGTTGAGTAGGCTGGCTGAGAGCAATTCTGCAGGCAAACAGTAAAATTCCATTCAAATTGAAATGTAGCAGAGACTGAAGAACAGGTTTCTCCAGCAAAGAGAGGCTGTAGCACAGAAAGACTTCGAGGAAGTCATCCAAAATCTCCAAGCCTTTACCAGGGTATAAGCAAAAAATCCAGGTTTACTACTGCTGCATCTCATGACCACAGCAGTCAGGTGAGCAGGCGGAGAGGAGAACCATGCCCAGAGGCATGTAAGAAAATTACAGGTGTGCATTTATGGAATGAAGTAGATGTCAACTCCTTTTTGTGTGTTGGGAACCCTTTTGTCTTTAGAGGAACCAAATGTATTTGACATATCCTTAAAAACCCCCTCTATGTCATTACACAATGATTAGTGGTTTGTATTGAGAGTTTTTTACATGCCAGCAGTTAGCACCTAAAACACAGAAGCAGTTTAAGTGAACTGTCCTACAGCAGTGAGTCTGGATGACAGTGAGCTTGAAACATTTAAGCACAGAATAATCATATagaaaagcaagcagaaaaTGAGGCTTTTTAATCAATCACGTGTTAAGCTTGAAAGATGTAATACAGCAGGCAACTCAATAGGTGAGGTGAGGAGGAGAGCCAGGATTTCAAATTTACAATACAGAGATCAAAATCTCATACTGGGTCATTTTCAAGAGCTGGAGAGAGGAAATCTTTGCTGTTCTTTTCAGAGATCAAACTACTTGCAGTCATCCTTATAAAGGAACAAGACTTTTTTATTGCCTTTATACAAATAATGCTTTGAAGGCTACAAACAGATGGAGTTCATGGCTACAGGGCTTTCACTGAGTAATCATATGTTCTGTCTTTTAGGCTGAATGGCCTTAGAAAAATAGGAAAGACATGAGCAAAGGATGATTATGTAAAACAACCCCTTTTTGGTATTTCCCTGTGCAGAACCAAGGCAAAAATAAgaccaaaaggaaaaataagatcTGGAAAATTTAGGTATTGATGATGTTATATCAGATTTCAGGAACATGTTTAGGGCTGAATGGggcaaaaaagaataaatacacTTCCAGAattcagaaaagtgaaaatgaaataagAAGTTTTCTTCCATCCAGATACCTCAGGGGTCCCACTTTCCTAATATTACTCGTATAACACCATTTCTAGGAATCTTGGTATTCCCAAATATGTtcaaattaacattttttaataCATTCATGTCCGCTTTTATATTAAGGCATGCGCTTCCCTAGCTCATCCACTCTTTTTCCTGTAGATTTAAAATTTCAATTCGTTCCCTTTGCTACCTGTGTGTTGTGTTTAGAACATAAATCTCATTTGGACTCAGCCCTCTAATATCCAGTCTCTGAAAAGATGAGAAACATTGTTTTCAAAAGGAATATTGGGATAAGTACATTTAAGAGAATTAGTGCAAAAGCAAAAAAGGTTCCTTGTTCCTATCTTCAGGAGAAGGCTGTTCTTCCCTGAACTTGGTTCCTAGAGGAATCTAAGGTAGATTTGGAAGATGCAGATATGGTGGAAGTAGGACCATAAACCAGTGCAGACATAGAGAACAGCCAGGTGTTTGGGCAGCAGAAGTAAAGCATCAGCGCTAAGATCATCCTGAGACAGGTCTCTCTGACACACAAAGGACAGACTCTGCATTTAGTTGGGTCCAGAAAGATTCAAAGGGGTAGTATATAGGTGAGAGATGGTGAAGGAACACACATTCTGTCTCCCCTGGGTCTGTGTGACCCtggctcagagcagctctgacacAGGAGCTGTGGCCATGGATCGGTCTACTGGGAGAACAGGGTTAGGGGAGCCAAATCCAGTAGCCTTGTAGAGGTGAggctgcacagctctgtgccccaGGTCCAATCAGTAGTGAGGCTGAGCGTGTTTCCCCAGCTACAAGCAGACATGTATGTATgtgcaaaacacacacacacatgtatgTACACATACTCAATGCAAGCTACACACAGCACAGACAGAGGCACTCAGTGCTCACACCAACACAAACAGTACCTATGGCCTCATGGTCCTCACCTCTCTGGCTAATCGGGTTGGAGGTCCACTAGTAATAATGACCTGTATCTGtctacatatatgtatatgtatatgtatatgtatatgtatatgtatatgtatatggtGGATCCCTCTAGCAGCTGGGCTCAAATACCAAATCCCAGTGTCCAGTTTTGTCACCTGGACATACGAgttcccagtgctgcagcccttctgcagctgctggtaCAGGTCAtcgcacatacacacacacggCACACATTCATGCACCTGTGCACATACACCCAGTAGGGGTGTCACAgtagcacacacacacatgcacctGGCTCCCAGGGCACTTCACCCACTCTCTGGATACTCTGACTCAATTTTTGCAAGTGATCAGTGATCACACACTTACTCATATTGGCCTCACCCGTTTTTGCACTGCAGACGTGCAACTCCTCCCACCCATGAGCCCACCGCAGTTACTGACTTTTAGACCTCCAGCCATGCATATGGACACAAGATAGAGACACAGGAGGTGACCAGGCAATTGATACCAAACAGCCCTCCTTTACACAGGGCCAGTCCCTTTTATCCTTTTATCACTCATCGTGTCATTTGTTCCTGAACTTGTTCCTCTGCAAATGGTCTTGATCCCTTCCATTCCTCAGCTTTGGTTTCGGTGCCAAACACCACATTCTAAATTTTGTGTTATCCCCAAATGCTCTTCCTTTGCATCTCATAATGCATCCCATATCCGTTGGTAATGATCTCCCCTGGTCTTACAAGTGCTCCTGTTGTGTCGACTCCTTGTTATGGGTTTTATGTCTGGACACAGGGGCTTGTGTCCCCCAGAACCACCTGCCACTGTGCCTTTGTGCTTTTCTGGGCTTGTGCAGATGGGCCTTTGATGGCCCTTGGGCCCCTCCATAATGggtctgggaggagctgagtATTATTTGGCTTGCCTCATCTGCCATTgtccatgtgctcctttgtagGCTTGCAGATGAGCTCTTTAACATGCAACCtaacattttctctctctcaggaaaaaaaagagaaggaaaatagcTGGCAGCcactgttccagatgtcagaagACTAAATGTCTAATTTAATTTGAACTAATTAGGATGTCAGAAACTACCTACCAAAATATAGCAAGAGCATAAAAAAATCTCTTGTGAAGTCTTCATGTTGAATAAATGTATAGACACCATAGGTGATTATTTAAAT
This Aphelocoma coerulescens isolate FSJ_1873_10779 chromosome 3, UR_Acoe_1.0, whole genome shotgun sequence DNA region includes the following protein-coding sequences:
- the HTR1B gene encoding 5-hydroxytryptamine receptor 1B, whose product is MEPAGPCRAQLGSANDSYRNCSAEEVIYQDATPLSGKIVLAVVLALVTLATVLSNAFVIATVYQTRKLHTPANYLIASLAVTDLLVSILVMPISTMYTVTGKWTLGQIVCDIWLSSDITCCTASILHLCLIALDRYWAITDAVEYSTKRTPKRAAGMIALVWIFSICISMPPLFWRQAKAEEASRCVVNTDHVLYTVYSTVGAFYFPTLLLIALYGRIYVEARSRILKQTPKKAGKRLTRAQLITDSPGSTSSVTSINSKAPEGSSETGSPVYMNQVKVKVSDALLEKKKLTAARERKATKTLGIILGAFIVCWLPFFIISLVLPICKDACWFHMAIFDFFTWLGYLNSLINPVIYTMSNEDFKQAFHKLIRFRCTG